A window of Flavobacterium flavigenum contains these coding sequences:
- a CDS encoding alpha-L-fucosidase: protein MTRKFSKKTIFYMIFFIGLFANAQDKNPIPAVRTPLAVNTVPMGDLETFQEVKLDLPITKGPFEPTWESIEKNYPGEPDWLRDAKFGIWVHFGPQAAGESGDWYARNLYKKDKLAYQNHIKKYGHPSESGYKEVLRDWNPTKLDPEKLTKIYKDAGARFLMIQGVHHDNYDLWNSKYQPWNSVNIGPKRDLIGEWAKACKAAGMRYGVTFHHEYTWWWWQTAFGSDKEGAKKGIPYDGHLTLADGKGKWWEGYDPKMLYGIDLREYKGVEQSADSEWSPPPAGIFSNHLDYAKWYTTNWALRMMDVVKNYDPDFIYTDGTVQGPFNGDGTGTGIKANAMQSVMADFYNTALQRRGKVNTFSIVKFRHKTNGTVNTEEFGIPAEIKKDQPWIAEAPVGDWFYAPNFTYDSGMMIRYIIEAIARDGNAAICISLLPDGSINEESQKMLKEVGNWMRINGEGVYGSHAWVIPAEGEMVNGKLKMLPGGKLGRNQAEFKFNNQDIRFTVGKNKKLYAFCMNVPAPNSQIKIKSLAKNEKNYEKKIVNVKLLGYKHKLKWTQSDEGLVITCPQNMPFNTAIAFEIQ, encoded by the coding sequence ATGACCAGAAAATTTTCGAAAAAGACAATATTTTATATGATATTCTTTATTGGGCTTTTTGCTAATGCTCAGGATAAAAACCCTATACCTGCTGTACGAACTCCATTAGCTGTTAATACTGTTCCAATGGGAGATTTGGAAACATTTCAAGAAGTAAAATTAGATTTGCCAATTACAAAAGGACCTTTTGAGCCTACCTGGGAATCTATAGAGAAAAATTATCCTGGTGAGCCTGATTGGCTTCGTGATGCAAAGTTTGGAATATGGGTCCATTTTGGACCGCAAGCAGCCGGAGAAAGTGGAGATTGGTATGCGCGTAACCTTTATAAAAAGGATAAATTAGCATATCAAAACCATATCAAAAAGTATGGTCATCCTTCGGAATCAGGATATAAAGAAGTTTTGCGTGACTGGAATCCAACAAAGCTGGATCCTGAAAAACTGACAAAAATTTACAAAGATGCGGGTGCACGTTTTTTAATGATTCAGGGTGTGCATCATGATAATTACGATTTATGGAATTCTAAATACCAGCCATGGAATTCGGTAAATATTGGCCCTAAGAGAGATTTGATTGGTGAATGGGCAAAAGCCTGTAAAGCAGCCGGAATGCGATATGGAGTAACTTTCCATCATGAATATACATGGTGGTGGTGGCAAACAGCATTTGGAAGTGATAAAGAGGGAGCTAAAAAAGGAATTCCTTATGATGGTCATCTTACTCTTGCCGATGGTAAAGGAAAATGGTGGGAAGGATATGATCCAAAAATGCTTTATGGTATCGATTTAAGAGAATACAAAGGTGTAGAGCAGAGTGCTGATTCAGAGTGGTCTCCGCCGCCGGCAGGAATTTTTAGTAATCATTTAGATTATGCGAAATGGTATACGACAAATTGGGCTTTAAGAATGATGGATGTTGTAAAAAATTATGATCCCGATTTTATTTATACTGATGGAACTGTCCAGGGGCCATTTAACGGTGATGGAACAGGAACAGGTATAAAAGCAAATGCAATGCAAAGCGTTATGGCTGATTTTTATAATACTGCTTTGCAACGCCGCGGAAAAGTAAATACTTTTAGTATAGTTAAGTTTCGTCACAAAACTAATGGCACAGTGAATACAGAGGAATTTGGTATTCCGGCAGAGATTAAAAAAGACCAGCCGTGGATTGCTGAAGCTCCTGTTGGAGACTGGTTTTATGCGCCGAATTTTACCTATGATTCTGGAATGATGATTCGTTATATAATTGAAGCCATTGCACGTGATGGAAATGCTGCAATATGTATTTCTCTATTGCCAGACGGTTCTATTAATGAAGAGAGTCAAAAGATGCTGAAAGAAGTAGGGAACTGGATGCGTATTAATGGAGAAGGTGTTTATGGAAGTCACGCCTGGGTAATTCCTGCTGAAGGAGAAATGGTTAATGGAAAATTGAAAATGCTCCCAGGAGGAAAATTAGGCCGAAACCAGGCTGAATTCAAATTTAATAATCAGGATATCCGATTTACAGTAGGTAAAAACAAAAAACTATATGCTTTTTGCATGAATGTACCAGCTCCGAATAGTCAAATAAAAATTAAATCTCTTGCTAAAAATGAGAAGAATTATGAAAAAAAAATTGTGAATGTTAAGTTGCTGGGCTATAAACATAAATTAAAATGGACACAAAGCGATGAAGGTTTAGTGATTACATGTCCTCAAAATATGCCATTTAACACAGCAATAGCTTTTGAAATACAATAA
- a CDS encoding phosphatase PAP2 family protein, with translation MMKIQLFIASTLLTLSTFGQSKYPDSLSFNKELKFKYEALIIPSALIGYGVIGLESHTLKDINSDTKNEINEHIDKKFTIDDFSQYSAFLSVYALNAAGVKGKNNFKDRTIILASAYLIMGTTVNVIKMTGNEMRPDGTSNNSFPSGHTATAFMGAEFLYQEYKDVSVWYGISGYLVAAGTGFFRMYNDRHWFSDVAAGAGIGILSTKIAYWLHPVISKKIFKKKENLNGMILPVYNGREYGLAMAMSF, from the coding sequence ATGATGAAAATACAGCTGTTTATTGCAAGTACCCTTTTGACTTTAAGCACCTTTGGACAGTCAAAATATCCAGATAGTCTTAGCTTTAATAAAGAGCTAAAATTTAAATATGAAGCATTAATTATTCCAAGTGCTTTAATTGGATATGGAGTTATTGGGCTCGAAAGTCACACACTCAAGGACATCAATTCAGATACAAAAAATGAAATAAATGAACATATTGACAAGAAGTTTACTATTGATGATTTTTCGCAGTACTCTGCTTTTTTGTCTGTTTATGCTCTGAATGCAGCAGGTGTTAAAGGTAAAAATAATTTCAAGGACCGTACGATTATTCTCGCTTCAGCTTATTTAATTATGGGTACAACGGTAAATGTAATTAAAATGACTGGAAACGAGATGAGACCTGATGGGACTTCAAACAACTCATTTCCTTCCGGACATACAGCAACTGCTTTTATGGGGGCTGAATTTCTGTATCAGGAATATAAAGATGTATCTGTATGGTACGGTATTTCAGGATATTTGGTCGCTGCAGGTACAGGATTTTTCAGGATGTATAACGACAGACATTGGTTTAGTGATGTTGCAGCCGGAGCCGGTATTGGAATTTTGAGTACTAAAATAGCCTATTGGCTTCATCCGGTAATTAGTAAAAAAATATTCAAAAAAAAGGAAAACCTAAACGGAATGATTCTGCCAGTATATAATGGAAGAGAGTATGGACTTGCAATGGCTATGTCATTTTAG
- a CDS encoding VIT1/CCC1 transporter family protein — protein MKTENHYIIRSGWLRAAVLGANDGILSTASLVIGIAAASTTRGPIILAAAAGITAGALSMAAGEYVSVSSQADVETSDLKREKLELETDPEAELEELTNIYIQRGLNKELARKTAEELTAHNALEAHARDELGINEITQANPFIAAFASALSFVIGGLLPLLTAVFAPVQKMVLYQYCFSILFLAFSGILAAKAGGSHTLKAVLRICLWGTFAMAASALVGHLFGVQNV, from the coding sequence ATGAAAACAGAAAACCATTACATCATCAGAAGTGGATGGCTAAGGGCTGCTGTACTGGGCGCAAATGATGGAATTTTATCGACTGCGAGTTTAGTAATTGGTATTGCGGCAGCAAGTACAACAAGAGGGCCTATTATACTTGCCGCTGCTGCGGGCATAACTGCCGGAGCTCTTTCGATGGCTGCAGGCGAATATGTATCGGTAAGTTCACAAGCAGATGTTGAAACCTCAGACCTGAAACGTGAAAAGCTAGAGCTTGAAACCGACCCTGAGGCTGAACTGGAAGAGCTCACCAATATTTATATTCAAAGAGGATTAAATAAAGAACTCGCCCGTAAAACTGCAGAAGAGTTAACCGCTCATAATGCGCTTGAAGCACACGCACGAGATGAACTAGGCATTAATGAAATTACGCAGGCCAATCCTTTTATAGCTGCTTTCGCTTCAGCTCTCTCTTTTGTGATTGGCGGACTCCTGCCACTGCTGACAGCAGTTTTTGCACCAGTACAAAAAATGGTTCTATATCAGTACTGCTTTTCAATACTTTTCTTAGCTTTCTCCGGAATCCTGGCAGCTAAAGCAGGCGGATCGCATACTTTAAAAGCTGTGTTGCGTATCTGCCTTTGGGGTACATTTGCAATGGCTGCTTCAGCCCTTGTAGGGCATCTTTTTGGGGTTCAGAATGTTTAA
- a CDS encoding thioredoxin family protein: MKLITMFLLLGILPGTIKWEADFDTAKKTAREQHRLILLNFSGSDWCGPCILTRRDYLENPGFTEMADQKLVLVNADFPRKKKNIPSADQVKRNEALAEIYNKEGSFPLTLLLDAEGKVIKTWHGKPESSPEQWTAEIKSLCESQK; this comes from the coding sequence ATGAAACTAATTACAATGTTCCTTTTATTAGGTATTCTTCCCGGAACTATAAAATGGGAAGCTGATTTTGACACTGCGAAAAAGACAGCCAGAGAGCAGCACCGCCTTATCCTGCTTAATTTTTCGGGATCCGACTGGTGCGGTCCCTGTATCCTAACGCGCAGGGACTATCTCGAGAATCCAGGCTTTACAGAAATGGCCGATCAAAAGCTCGTACTGGTCAATGCTGACTTTCCGCGCAAAAAGAAAAATATCCCGTCTGCCGATCAGGTAAAAAGAAATGAGGCACTGGCCGAAATTTACAACAAAGAGGGCAGTTTTCCCCTAACCCTTCTTCTGGACGCAGAGGGTAAGGTCATCAAAACCTGGCATGGAAAACCGGAAAGCTCACCTGAGCAGTGGACAGCCGAAATCAAATCATTATGTGAAAGCCAAAAATAA
- a CDS encoding FAD:protein FMN transferase — translation MAAVQKYSQSLKLMGNMFTITVTAADQATADEHINAAIEEIKRIEKLLTTYKDDSQTNQINAAAGMHPVKVEPEVFNLIERSLGISGITQGAFDISYGSIDKTLWNFDRTMTSLPDSETALKMVHLIDYRNIILDKENTTVFLKEKGMRIGFGGIGKGYAAEMAKQILLKRDVKSGIINASGDLCAWGLQPDGSRWTIGVADPDTPNTAFSYMEISNKAVATSGNYEKFVTINGKKYSHTIDPKTGLPITGIKSVTIIASNAEFADAMATPIAVMGIKAGLFLIDQIPDLHCIIIDDNNKIYTSKNIRLK, via the coding sequence ATGGCAGCTGTACAGAAATATTCCCAGTCCCTGAAACTGATGGGAAATATGTTCACCATTACTGTTACAGCAGCTGATCAGGCTACAGCTGACGAACATATTAATGCTGCCATTGAAGAGATTAAACGCATTGAAAAACTTCTTACCACGTATAAAGATGACAGTCAGACCAATCAGATTAATGCTGCTGCCGGTATGCATCCTGTAAAGGTTGAGCCGGAAGTTTTTAATCTAATCGAAAGGTCACTTGGCATTTCTGGCATCACCCAGGGAGCCTTTGATATTTCATACGGAAGCATCGATAAAACCCTTTGGAATTTTGACCGTACCATGACCTCACTTCCAGATAGTGAAACAGCGTTAAAGATGGTACACCTGATTGACTACAGAAATATAATTCTGGATAAAGAAAATACGACTGTATTTTTAAAAGAAAAAGGGATGCGTATCGGCTTTGGAGGAATTGGTAAAGGTTATGCAGCCGAAATGGCAAAACAGATCCTGCTGAAACGCGATGTAAAGAGCGGAATCATTAATGCCAGCGGTGATTTATGTGCATGGGGGTTACAGCCAGACGGCAGCAGATGGACTATTGGAGTAGCTGATCCGGACACTCCAAATACAGCTTTTTCTTATATGGAAATATCCAATAAAGCAGTAGCCACATCCGGAAATTATGAAAAATTTGTAACCATTAATGGCAAAAAATATTCGCATACCATAGATCCCAAAACAGGCCTTCCAATAACAGGAATAAAAAGTGTCACTATTATCGCATCAAATGCTGAATTTGCAGATGCCATGGCTACACCGATAGCAGTTATGGGAATTAAAGCCGGTCTATTTTTAATCGATCAGATTCCGGATTTGCATTGTATAATAATAGATGACAATAATAAAATTTACACATCCAAAAACATTCGCCTAAAATGA
- a CDS encoding DUF4266 domain-containing protein, with protein sequence MKNQKQQNLVLLCSIALAGILTSSCTSVKEYQKGKINDSEMVLANRKVEKTELSFQSYREGASGANAGKSGGGCGCN encoded by the coding sequence ATGAAAAATCAAAAGCAGCAAAATCTCGTACTCTTGTGCAGTATTGCTTTAGCAGGCATTCTCACATCATCCTGTACTTCTGTAAAAGAATATCAGAAGGGAAAAATCAATGATTCTGAAATGGTACTTGCCAACAGGAAAGTTGAAAAAACAGAACTTAGTTTTCAATCCTACCGCGAGGGAGCTTCCGGGGCAAATGCAGGTAAAAGCGGCGGAGGCTGTGGCTGTAACTAA
- a CDS encoding DUF3570 domain-containing protein, whose amino-acid sequence MKRIFITGFALLALFQLRAQNIPSDSTAYKSKKLKLEEVNLVSSYYKQDGNNSAVGGGIGSQHLTDIANTIDVKLIKYGETGIKHTFDIEAGIDHYTSASSDMIDLSANSSASSSDNRFYPSLSYLRENEEKGRTLGIGVSSSTEFDYQSFGGNISFSQKTKNKNGEFTAKFQTFIDQLKLIEPLELRTPGEGYGSANRNTFAGTLSYSQIINQRLQVMLVGDIISQNGYLSLPFHRVYFADGPVRQEKMPDTRLKIPLGIRASYFLGDNIIIRAYYRYYTDDWNLKAHTADLEIPVKLTQSFSLSPFYRYYTQSAAKYFKPYGAHTAADEFYTSNYDVSKFDSSFFGMGMKFTPPDGIFGLKHWNTLEIRYGHYDRSNNLTSDIISLNIKYK is encoded by the coding sequence ATGAAAAGAATATTCATTACAGGGTTTGCTTTATTGGCATTATTCCAATTAAGAGCACAAAATATACCTTCTGATTCAACGGCTTACAAAAGTAAAAAATTAAAACTCGAAGAGGTTAATTTGGTATCCAGTTATTATAAACAGGATGGAAATAATTCAGCTGTAGGCGGAGGAATCGGATCACAACATTTAACTGATATAGCAAATACTATTGATGTTAAACTGATTAAATACGGCGAAACCGGAATCAAACACACCTTTGATATTGAAGCAGGAATCGATCATTACACCTCTGCTTCTTCAGACATGATTGACCTTAGTGCCAACTCTTCTGCTTCTTCTTCAGACAACCGCTTCTACCCTTCTTTAAGCTACCTTAGGGAGAATGAAGAAAAAGGGAGGACTTTGGGAATTGGTGTTTCATCCTCAACTGAATTTGATTATCAGTCTTTTGGAGGAAATATCAGTTTTTCTCAAAAAACAAAAAATAAGAACGGTGAATTTACAGCTAAATTCCAAACCTTCATTGACCAGCTAAAACTTATTGAACCCCTTGAACTGCGCACTCCGGGCGAGGGTTACGGAAGCGCAAATAGAAACACTTTTGCCGGAACACTAAGTTATTCCCAAATCATCAACCAAAGGCTTCAGGTGATGCTTGTAGGGGACATTATCAGTCAGAACGGCTACTTAAGTCTTCCTTTTCACAGGGTTTATTTTGCTGATGGCCCAGTTAGACAGGAAAAAATGCCTGATACCAGACTTAAAATTCCGTTGGGAATAAGAGCCAGTTATTTTTTAGGCGATAATATTATTATAAGAGCATATTACAGGTATTATACTGATGACTGGAATTTAAAAGCCCATACGGCTGATCTTGAAATACCGGTAAAGCTGACCCAGTCATTTTCGCTTAGTCCTTTTTACAGATATTATACCCAAAGTGCCGCAAAGTATTTCAAGCCTTATGGAGCTCATACCGCTGCTGATGAATTTTACACCAGCAACTATGACGTGTCTAAGTTTGACAGCAGTTTTTTTGGAATGGGGATGAAATTTACTCCGCCTGATGGCATCTTTGGCCTAAAACACTGGAACACCCTTGAAATCCGATACGGACATTACGATAGATCTAACAATTTGACTTCTGATATTATAAGCCTTAATATTAAATATAAATAA
- a CDS encoding helix-turn-helix transcriptional regulator has product MKNIMTAGIKENIKNIRELKNYTQEYMADRLNISQAAYSKIEKGKTEMTLLKLEEIATVFEITIEDILQFKNDLSSIGKKASECGIETRHFSNHFVEQLYKDKIMLLERLLEKTEWELKRYTANL; this is encoded by the coding sequence ATGAAAAATATAATGACAGCAGGCATAAAAGAAAATATTAAAAATATAAGGGAATTAAAGAATTATACGCAAGAGTATATGGCTGACAGGCTAAATATTAGCCAGGCTGCATATAGTAAAATAGAAAAAGGAAAAACAGAAATGACACTTTTAAAATTAGAAGAAATTGCGACTGTATTCGAAATTACAATTGAGGATATACTACAGTTTAAAAATGATTTATCTTCAATTGGAAAGAAAGCCAGTGAATGTGGGATTGAGACCAGACATTTTTCCAATCATTTTGTAGAGCAGCTTTATAAAGATAAAATAATGCTTTTGGAGCGTCTGCTGGAGAAAACAGAGTGGGAACTCAAAAGGTATACTGCAAATTTGTAA
- a CDS encoding Crp/Fnr family transcriptional regulator produces MEEDSWLENNGIFALYQLIKNYIDISDSELEYCLSMLSYEVYKKKEILLKEGEVCSKIYFVAKGLLRIYFIDDKGEEKTFHFCLENTFGTDYESFLKGIPSSFSIQAMEDTDVLVISFEMLQNIYRDLQHGEKLGRRITEEYFFLVNEKIKALYVNAPLVRYRDMDKRFPKIHQRVPQHCIASYLNITPVHLSRLKYMNDTS; encoded by the coding sequence ATGGAAGAAGATTCGTGGTTAGAAAACAACGGGATATTCGCACTTTATCAGCTTATCAAAAACTATATTGATATTTCAGATTCAGAATTGGAATATTGCCTTAGTATGCTAAGCTATGAAGTTTATAAAAAAAAAGAGATACTCTTAAAGGAAGGTGAAGTATGTTCTAAAATTTACTTTGTAGCAAAAGGACTGCTTCGTATCTATTTTATAGATGACAAGGGTGAAGAGAAAACATTTCATTTTTGTTTAGAGAATACTTTTGGTACTGATTATGAGAGTTTTTTGAAAGGAATTCCTTCCAGTTTTTCAATTCAGGCTATGGAAGATACCGATGTGCTTGTAATATCGTTTGAAATGCTTCAAAATATTTATCGTGATTTACAGCATGGGGAAAAATTGGGAAGACGGATCACTGAAGAATACTTTTTTTTGGTCAATGAAAAAATCAAAGCATTGTATGTGAATGCTCCCCTGGTACGTTACAGGGATATGGATAAACGATTTCCAAAAATACACCAGCGTGTGCCCCAGCACTGTATTGCATCTTATCTTAATATTACCCCTGTTCATTTGAGCCGTTTAAAATATATGAATGATACATCATAA
- a CDS encoding multicopper oxidase domain-containing protein: protein MKSIYILLLIAVTATAQKVVRYDLYVRDTLVNFTGTQKRAIAVNGQIPMPTLTFTEGDIAEIYVHNEMDEETSLHWHGLFLPNKEDGVPYLTQMPIKPHTVYKYTFPIIQHGTHWYHSHSGLQEQIGMYGSFIINKKTDDPTFRKGIDDLPTVPVILSEWTDMKPHNIHRLLHNASDWFAIKKGTTQSYGEAIRQGHFSTKVVNEWKRMNAMDVSDVYYDRFLMNGKNESQLSQFKGGDKVRLRISNGGASSNFWLTYAGGKITVVANDGNDVEPVEVDRLLIAVSETYDVVVKIPADQTAYEFLATPEDRTKSASLYIGSGIKQLVEPLPKLKYFEGMKMMNGMMKMNGDLDDMGMSMSLNQMDMNVVMYPEITGKAVKNEKSNHKNHTEEGSSQYNSNALSDIVTLNYSMLKSTIKTTLPKDAPVKELRFELTGNMNRYVWSLDNKVISETDKILIRKGENVRIVLYNGSMMRHPMHLHGHDFRLINNQGDYAPLKNVVDIMPMETDTIEFTANAEGDWFFHCHILYHMMSGMGRIFSYENQKSNPEIQNSKAAQRKLFADDRMFHFMAENDFATNGNDGEAMYQNTRWSIGTEWRLGYTDMHGYETETHIGRYIGKMQWLMPFIGFDWRYRKMEMGEYEKNLFGQTNTKNERAVFSAGVNYTLPMLIVAQAEVFTDGNFRFQLERMDIPLSKRLRMNLMWNTDKEYMAGLKYIIGKNFGLTTHYDSDMGVGFGLNLNY from the coding sequence ATGAAATCAATCTATATACTATTGCTGATTGCTGTTACTGCAACTGCGCAAAAAGTGGTACGGTACGATCTTTATGTCAGGGATACTCTTGTCAATTTCACAGGCACACAAAAAAGAGCTATTGCCGTTAATGGACAAATTCCGATGCCGACACTTACATTCACAGAAGGCGATATTGCCGAAATTTATGTACACAATGAAATGGATGAAGAAACTTCGCTTCATTGGCATGGTCTATTCTTGCCTAACAAGGAAGACGGGGTTCCTTATCTGACACAAATGCCTATAAAACCGCATACGGTTTATAAATATACTTTTCCCATAATTCAGCATGGAACGCACTGGTATCACAGCCATAGTGGGCTTCAGGAACAAATTGGGATGTACGGATCCTTTATAATTAATAAAAAAACAGATGATCCTACTTTTAGAAAAGGTATTGATGATCTGCCCACCGTTCCTGTTATTTTAAGTGAATGGACTGATATGAAACCTCACAATATTCACAGGCTTCTGCATAATGCCAGTGATTGGTTTGCGATAAAAAAAGGAACAACCCAAAGTTATGGAGAAGCGATCAGGCAGGGACATTTTTCTACGAAAGTGGTCAATGAATGGAAACGAATGAACGCCATGGATGTAAGTGATGTTTATTACGACCGTTTTTTAATGAATGGCAAAAATGAAAGTCAGTTGTCTCAGTTTAAAGGGGGAGATAAAGTCCGTTTGAGGATTTCTAATGGCGGTGCTTCAAGTAATTTTTGGCTTACCTATGCAGGAGGTAAAATTACAGTTGTAGCAAACGACGGCAATGACGTAGAACCTGTAGAAGTGGATCGTCTGCTTATTGCAGTTTCTGAAACCTATGATGTTGTGGTAAAAATTCCGGCAGATCAGACAGCGTATGAATTTTTGGCTACACCAGAAGACAGAACTAAATCGGCTTCCTTGTATATTGGTTCGGGAATCAAACAGCTTGTTGAACCACTTCCCAAATTAAAATATTTTGAAGGAATGAAGATGATGAACGGTATGATGAAAATGAATGGAGATCTGGATGATATGGGTATGAGCATGTCCCTGAATCAAATGGATATGAATGTAGTCATGTATCCTGAGATAACAGGCAAAGCAGTTAAAAATGAAAAATCTAACCATAAAAACCATACTGAAGAAGGATCTTCGCAATACAACAGTAATGCATTGTCCGATATTGTAACCTTAAATTACAGTATGCTCAAATCTACCATTAAAACGACACTTCCCAAGGATGCACCTGTCAAAGAACTTCGGTTTGAGCTTACCGGCAATATGAATCGTTATGTCTGGAGCCTGGACAATAAAGTAATTTCTGAAACAGATAAAATCCTGATCAGGAAAGGAGAGAATGTGCGTATTGTATTGTACAATGGTTCTATGATGCGCCATCCAATGCATTTGCATGGCCATGATTTTCGTCTGATTAATAATCAGGGCGATTATGCACCACTAAAAAATGTGGTTGATATTATGCCAATGGAAACCGATACAATAGAATTTACTGCTAATGCTGAAGGGGACTGGTTTTTTCATTGCCATATTCTTTATCATATGATGAGTGGTATGGGAAGGATTTTTAGCTATGAAAACCAAAAGTCTAACCCGGAAATTCAAAATTCTAAAGCGGCTCAAAGAAAACTCTTTGCTGATGACAGGATGTTCCATTTTATGGCAGAAAATGATTTTGCTACCAATGGTAATGATGGTGAAGCAATGTATCAAAATACGCGATGGAGTATAGGAACTGAATGGAGGCTAGGGTACACCGATATGCATGGTTACGAAACAGAGACCCATATTGGAAGGTATATTGGCAAAATGCAGTGGCTGATGCCTTTTATCGGGTTTGACTGGCGATACCGTAAGATGGAGATGGGGGAGTATGAAAAGAACCTCTTTGGACAAACCAATACTAAAAATGAAAGAGCTGTGTTTAGTGCCGGAGTTAATTATACTCTGCCAATGTTAATTGTTGCACAGGCAGAAGTTTTTACTGATGGTAATTTTCGCTTTCAGCTGGAACGGATGGATATTCCTCTTTCGAAAAGGCTGCGAATGAACCTGATGTGGAATACCGACAAAGAATATATGGCAGGTTTGAAATATATAATAGGAAAGAATTTTGGACTCACCACGCATTACGACAGTGATATGGGAGTAGGGTTTGGTTTGAACCTGAATTACTAG
- a CDS encoding DUF3347 domain-containing protein: MYPFKNIMMAIFLLLSVSSQSQIKNDSTENIKIYGNCSMCKDNIEQAGNQKNVAAVIWDKNTKMASVTYDPKKTNTDQILKRIALAGYDNSSFLATQSAYDKLPDCCKYVRELKKDEPKSEMVSTSHKVHNEAAQAGSFQRIYDAYFALNDAFIQSDTEAVASKAKAFLDAVSGIKMESLSEQEHTIWMKLNSVLTAQSGAIATAKGIDKQRESFKGLSKNLYELLKTAKGAAPVYYQYCPMADANWLSRENTIKNPYYGSQMLSCGKTVETIQ, translated from the coding sequence ATGTATCCATTCAAAAATATAATGATGGCAATATTCCTGTTGCTATCAGTTAGTAGCCAGTCTCAGATTAAAAATGATAGTACTGAGAACATCAAAATATATGGAAATTGTTCCATGTGCAAGGACAATATAGAACAAGCAGGTAATCAAAAAAATGTGGCTGCCGTTATTTGGGATAAAAATACCAAAATGGCTTCTGTAACCTATGATCCCAAAAAAACAAATACCGATCAGATTTTAAAACGTATTGCTCTAGCCGGTTATGACAATAGCAGTTTTTTAGCAACACAATCGGCTTATGACAAACTTCCTGATTGTTGTAAATATGTAAGGGAATTAAAAAAGGATGAACCAAAATCTGAAATGGTGTCTACTTCTCATAAAGTTCATAATGAAGCAGCCCAAGCAGGTTCATTTCAAAGAATTTATGATGCTTATTTTGCTCTTAATGATGCTTTTATTCAGTCTGATACTGAAGCTGTAGCTTCCAAAGCAAAAGCATTTCTGGATGCTGTTTCGGGTATAAAAATGGAATCGTTATCTGAACAGGAACATACAATCTGGATGAAATTAAATTCAGTATTGACTGCACAGTCGGGCGCGATTGCAACAGCAAAAGGAATAGATAAACAAAGGGAAAGTTTTAAGGGATTGTCTAAAAATCTTTATGAATTGCTCAAAACGGCTAAAGGAGCAGCGCCTGTTTATTATCAATATTGCCCAATGGCAGATGCTAATTGGCTAAGCAGAGAGAATACCATAAAAAATCCGTATTATGGTTCCCAAATGCTAAGCTGTGGTAAAACGGTAGAAACCATTCAATAA
- a CDS encoding DUF3347 domain-containing protein, with protein sequence MKKILATAFICLSTFMQAQLTSKQEVTPELVAKREAQKKEITNNYLALKNSLVLSDSLAAAKSAEALKTSLKNFKFKKLTLEQMNEATAKRKVIIDLVSQVAATKNINKQREIVQELSVKFWDLAPKFKAEDATLYLQVCPMTGAAWTSDSKEIKNPYYPKNMLTCGEVKASL encoded by the coding sequence ATGAAAAAAATACTAGCTACAGCATTTATTTGCTTAAGCACATTCATGCAGGCACAGTTAACATCAAAACAAGAAGTAACACCTGAGTTAGTAGCAAAACGTGAAGCACAAAAAAAGGAAATCACAAATAATTATCTGGCTTTAAAAAACAGCCTTGTCCTTTCAGATAGTCTTGCTGCTGCTAAAAGTGCAGAAGCATTAAAGACCTCATTAAAAAACTTCAAATTTAAAAAACTGACGCTTGAACAAATGAATGAAGCTACTGCAAAAAGAAAAGTAATCATTGATCTTGTAAGTCAGGTAGCAGCAACGAAAAATATCAATAAACAGCGTGAGATTGTTCAGGAACTTTCAGTTAAATTCTGGGACCTGGCTCCAAAGTTTAAGGCTGAGGACGCCACATTATATCTTCAGGTTTGCCCAATGACAGGGGCGGCGTGGACAAGTGACAGTAAGGAAATCAAAAATCCTTACTATCCAAAAAATATGCTGACTTGCGGTGAAGTAAAAGCAAGTTTATAA